DNA sequence from the Acidobacteriota bacterium genome:
TCGATCTGCACACCCACTCCGTCTTCTCCGACGGCATGGTGTGGCCGATCATCCGCATGCAGGAGTCCGAGCGGGACGGCCTCACGCTGATGGCGGTCACGGAGCACCTGGAGTACCAGCCTCACCGGGCGGACATACCGCATCCCGACCGGAACCGGTCCTACGCCGTCGCCAGCGAGTACGCCGCGGAGGCGGGATCGGACGTGATCGTGGTCAACGGCGCCGAGATCACCCGCAGCATGCCTCCGGGCCATGTCAACGCCGTGTTCATCTCGGACGCGAACGCACTCCTCGTCGAGACCAGCGACGCGGACTACATGATCCGGCTCCAGCCCTCCACCCCCGAGGAACAGGCGGCGAGCGAGCGCGAGGCGCGGCACGCGATCGAGGCGGCCAACGAGCAGAACGCCTTCGTCTTCTGGAATCACCCGAACTGGCCGCGGCAGCGGCCCGACGGTGTGGCCAGGCTGACCGACATGCATCGGGACCTCATCGCTGAGGGGCTGCTTCACGGCATCGAGGTGGCGAACGGTGACTTCTACTCGGCCGAGTCCTTCCAGATCGCGCTCGACAACGACTTGGCGATCCTGGGCGTTTCCGACGTCCACTACCTGATCGACTGGGACTACATGCCCAACGACGGCGGCCATCGCACCGTGACCCTGGTGTTCGCGGAGGAACGGAGCGCGGAGTCGATCAAGGAGGCGTTGCACGCGAACCGCACCGTCGCCTGGCTGGGCAACTGGCTCATGGGCCGCGAGGACGCGCTGATGCCGCTGCTCGAGGCTTCGCTCCTGTTGACGAAGGTCGAACGCAGCCTGGGCGACGAACTGATCGACATCAGGCTGTCCAACGTCTCGGATGCCGCCTTCGATCTCCGCGTGGTCAGCGGCCACCGGTTCAACGGTCCTCCGTCGACCATGCGGGTCGAGCCGCACAGCGACCTGGACCTGGCGATCAGCGGCGAAGCCCGTACGAGTTTCGAGATGGCCTTCGAGGTGCTGAACGCGTTCACAGCGCCCGAGACACACCCGACCCTGCGACTGGAGGTGGAAGTAGCGCCGGCGAGCTCGGCCGAATGAACGACTCGGTGAGCGGGCCAGGTTTCCTCCAGGCCCTGTTTCTGGCCACGGCGGCGGTGACGCCGGCGGCCGCGCAGAGCCGCGCGATCGAGTTTCCGGAAGTGGGCGGCTACCACACCCTCGCCGTCGACCTGCACACGCATTCCGTGTTTTCGGACGGTTCGGTGTGGCCGGTCATCCGGGTCCAGGAGTCCGAGCGGGACGGCCTCGCCCTGCTCGCCGTGACGGAACATCTGGAACACCAGCCCCGAGCTGCGGACATCCCGCATCCCGATCGCAACCGCTCGTTCGAGATCGCCGCGGAGTACGCGGGCGCGGAGGCTCCTGGGGTGATCGTGGTCAACGGTGCGGAGATCTCCCGGGGCATGCCGCCCGGCCACGTCAACGCGGTCTTCCTGCGCGACGCGAACGCCCTTCTGCGGGCCGACGTGATGGAGGTGTTCCGGGAGGCGAACCGGCAGGACGCCTTCCTGTTCTGGAACCACCCCGCCTGGATCACTCAGCGGCCGGACGGTGTAGCCAGGCTGACGGACATGCACCGCCGGTTGATCGCAGACGGACTCCTGCACGGAATCGAGGTGGCGAATGAGCACACGTACTCGGCGGAAGCGCTCCAGATCGCCCTCGACTACGACCTCGCCATTCTCGGCGTCACCGATATCCACGGCCTGATCGACTGGGAGTACGACGTTCATGGCGGTGGACACCGCACAGCCACGCTGGTGCTGGCCGAGGAGAGGACGGCGGAGTCGATCAAGCAGGCATTGCATGCAAACCGTACGGCCGCATGGAAGGACCACGAACTGATCGGGCGGGAGGATGTGGTGGTTCCGCTCCTCGAAGCGTCCCTGAAGGTGTCGGCCGTCCGGTATCGGGAGCCGAGGGGCAGCGTGGTGACCGTGACGTTGGCGAATGGCTCCGGGGGAGCGTTCGACCTTCTGAGCGTCGGCCCGCAGCGCTTCTACGACCGCGCCGCTGTGGTCGAGGTGCCGCCGTACGGAACGGTGGAACTCAGCGTGACCGGGGAGAACAGCGCGGACTTCGAACTGTCCTTCGCCGTGCTCAACGCCATCGTGGCGCCTGAGACCCACCCGACGTTACGACTCGCGGTCGAAGTCCCCGAGTAGCGACATCAGTCGCGCTCGCCGCGTCGCTGCCGGTCGACGATCCTGCGCACGGAGTCCAGATCCGCTTCCCAATACCTCGCTTGCTCCTCCAGGGGTGGTTCGACCAGCGGCCGGACGACCCGGAAGCCGAGGAAGCGGGCGTTCGTATGGAACCAGACGCTCTGGGGGATCTGGGGGTCCATCCGCTTCCAGGAGAGCTGGGAGCCGCGGCGGGCGGCGCAGCGAAGGTCGGCCGGCTCGTCCTGCCAGGAGCCGCCGCGGACGCTGCGGGGATACTCCTGCTGCGGCCAGGCGATCGGATCGGTCAGTAGCTCGCCGTCGCCAGGTTCCGCATACTCCGCGTAGGCGTCGAGAGTCCATTCGGCCACGTTGCCGTGCAGGTCGAAGAGGCCCCAGGGATTCGGTTCGAGCTGGGCGACCTGTCGATAGCGCCGGTCACTGTTGCCGGCGTGCCAGGCGAAGCGGTCGATTGCAGTCTCTTCGTCGCCGAACGACCAGGCGGTCGTGGTTCCGGCGCGGCAGGCGTACTCCCATTCGGCCTCGGTCGGCAGCCGGTAGAAGCGGCCGGTCTTCATCGACAGCCACTTCGTGAACTGGCGGGCCGCGAACTGGGTCATGGAGATCGCGGGAAAGCCGTCCGTGCCCATGCCGAAGTCCATCGGCCGGTAGGGCGGCGTCGGCCTGCTGACGGCGTCCGCCCAGGCGGCCGCGGGTTCGTCGCCGCCGCGGTCGGTGTCGAACATGAAAACGCGGTAGAGGTCCCAGGTCGTCTCGTGCGTCGCCATCCAGAACGGGCCGACGTGTACACGGCGCCGTGGAAACTCGAGTTCGCCACGCCCTGGCTCGCCTTCAGGACTTCCGAGCTCGAACTCGCCGCCCGGCACCGGAGCCATGTCGAGGTGGAGTTCGCCGCCATCGGCACTGACTCCGACGATCCGCTCGCGGTAGGGCTGCATCTCGGCTTCCGTGGCCGCGACGGCGTCCGGTACGTCGACGGCCGCCGGCCGGCCCGGCGGCATGTCCGGATAGCGGCCGGCACCCGGTTCCTGGACCGCGGCGGCGAGCAGCGCGACCAGGATCGGGAGCCCCTTCAGCACGGGAGCGGTCTCAGCGGCCCCGGAAGTTCGCTCGCCGCTTCTCGAAGAAGGCGGCGATGCCTTCCGCGGCGTCCTCCGTTCGTGCGGCGTCGGCGATCGCCTGCGACTCGAACTCCATCTGGGACTCCAGGTCCTCCGAGAAGGAGCGCATCACGAGTTCCTTGGCCGCGCCGAACGCCCAGGTCGGTCCAGCGGCCAGTTGCCTTGCGAGCTTCCCCGCGCGGGCGTCCAGTTCGTCGGCCGGCACGACCTCGTTGACGATTCCCCATTCCTGGGCCTCGGTGGCCGACAGCGTGCGGTTCGTGAGGATCAGTTCCAGCGCACGGTGGCGTCCGAGCAGCCGTGGCAGAAAGTACGTCGAGCTGCCGTCCGGCGTCAGGCCGGCGCGCGTGTAGGCCATCGTGAACACAGCCCGCTCAGAGGCCACGACGAGATCGGCTGCGCAGGCGACGGAGAAACCGGCGCCGGCAGCCGGCCCCTGGATCGCGGCGACGACTGGCGCACTGCCGCGAGTCAAACGCGTGATCGCGGCATGGAGGTAGACCGTCATCTCCTTGAGGCCACGCGGCAGGGCGTCACCCGCCTTGGCGAAGGAGGCCAGGTCGCCGCCGGCACAGAACATGCGTCCCTCGCTGCACAGCAGGACGGAGCGCACGTCGGGGTTCTCGTCGCACTCGATGCCCACTTCCAGCAGATCCTTCGTCATCTGCAGGTTCATGGCGTTCGCCGCTTCGGGCCGGTTGAAAGTCACCCGGGCCACCCCGTCATCGAGTTCGAAGAGCAGGGTCTGGAGTTCGTTCATGGCGGCGGATGGTAGCGAAGTGTCCTCGAACCGCGTGTAGCGGAGATCATTGGCCGGCTTGAGGATGGACTCCGCTACACTCCGCCCGCTGATGCTCCGGTCGACAACATCGGCGTGGCGGGCTCGCACTCTTGCGTTCGCGGGATGCCGAGGGGCTGTCGTCGCTGGGACGTTGTTCGGTGCGTCGATGTGGGTGCAGGCTCCTGCGGCCGGCCAGACCCTGTTTGAGATCGACGGCGATGCCTCGGTCACGGGACTTGCCGGCGATGAGGTGGACGCGGTCGGAGTTGCGCGACGTGCCTTCGCTATCGACGTCGATGTCGAACTGCTGCGTTCGGCGCCGGGAGAGTTGAGGCTTCTCACACCGGATGGTCGCGAGCTGGCGGCGACCCTGAGCACGTTCGAGGATCGCGGCGGCGGCAACGTCTTGTGGCGGGGCCGTCTTGCCGGGGAGGAACTCGATGGTGTCGTCCTGACGGTGGAGGATGGCATTCTGGTCGGGCGGTTCGGTGACGGCGAAGGCAGCTACAGAATCAAGCCGGACGTGGGCGGCCAAGCTCTCTTGAAGAGTGCGGACGGTCCCCTTCGTTGTGCGGCGGAGAGCGCTCCCGGCCAGCCTTCCTCCGCGCTTCTTCCTGGACTGGACCAGCCGCAACGCGCGGTCGGCGCGGCCACGACGGCAGTGATCGATGTGCTTGCCCTCTACACGCCGACAGCCGCCGCGCGCATGGGTGGCGCCGCGGGAATGCGGGCCGCCATCCGCAACGCGGGCGACTATCTCAACACGGCCTTCTCGAACAGCGAGATCAGCGCGATGGTGCGCATCGTTCACATCGCGCCGGCGCCGGCTGGCCTTGCTTCCACGGACACGGTTCCTCTCGAGGACATCGCGCTGAACCTGACGGACCACGGGGGGTCCGCGCACTGCGGGAGCGCCATCGAGCCGACCTGGTTCATCTATTCATCGATCAGGCGGCTGAAGGTCGCACGGGCGCCTGCGGCTGGGCATGGGTTCTTCAGCGACACCATACGGTCGCCCTGTTCTCGCCGTACGGTTACGCCGTCACGAGAACCTGGTGCGACGTGGACGAACTCTTCGCTCACGAAGTGGGTCACAATCTCGGTGCCAACCATGTGCCCTCG
Encoded proteins:
- a CDS encoding formylglycine-generating enzyme family protein → MLKGLPILVALLAAAVQEPGAGRYPDMPPGRPAAVDVPDAVAATEAEMQPYRERIVGVSADGGELHLDMAPVPGGEFELGSPEGEPGRGELEFPRRRVHVGPFWMATHETTWDLYRVFMFDTDRGGDEPAAAWADAVSRPTPPYRPMDFGMGTDGFPAISMTQFAARQFTKWLSMKTGRFYRLPTEAEWEYACRAGTTTAWSFGDEETAIDRFAWHAGNSDRRYRQVAQLEPNPWGLFDLHGNVAEWTLDAYAEYAEPGDGELLTDPIAWPQQEYPRSVRGGSWQDEPADLRCAARRGSQLSWKRMDPQIPQSVWFHTNARFLGFRVVRPLVEPPLEEQARYWEADLDSVRRIVDRQRRGERD
- a CDS encoding Sb-PDE family phosphodiesterase; the encoded protein is MNDSVSGPGFLQALFLATAAVTPAAAQSRAIEFPEVGGYHTLAVDLHTHSVFSDGSVWPVIRVQESERDGLALLAVTEHLEHQPRAADIPHPDRNRSFEIAAEYAGAEAPGVIVVNGAEISRGMPPGHVNAVFLRDANALLRADVMEVFREANRQDAFLFWNHPAWITQRPDGVARLTDMHRRLIADGLLHGIEVANEHTYSAEALQIALDYDLAILGVTDIHGLIDWEYDVHGGGHRTATLVLAEERTAESIKQALHANRTAAWKDHELIGREDVVVPLLEASLKVSAVRYREPRGSVVTVTLANGSGGAFDLLSVGPQRFYDRAAVVEVPPYGTVELSVTGENSADFELSFAVLNAIVAPETHPTLRLAVEVPE
- a CDS encoding enoyl-CoA hydratase-related protein; this translates as MNELQTLLFELDDGVARVTFNRPEAANAMNLQMTKDLLEVGIECDENPDVRSVLLCSEGRMFCAGGDLASFAKAGDALPRGLKEMTVYLHAAITRLTRGSAPVVAAIQGPAAGAGFSVACAADLVVASERAVFTMAYTRAGLTPDGSSTYFLPRLLGRHRALELILTNRTLSATEAQEWGIVNEVVPADELDARAGKLARQLAAGPTWAFGAAKELVMRSFSEDLESQMEFESQAIADAARTEDAAEGIAAFFEKRRANFRGR
- a CDS encoding Sb-PDE family phosphodiesterase, yielding MKSRLAVRMQVLTFAAFAATMPAVAQERAIEFPDVDGYSTFSVDLHTHSVFSDGMVWPIIRMQESERDGLTLMAVTEHLEYQPHRADIPHPDRNRSYAVASEYAAEAGSDVIVVNGAEITRSMPPGHVNAVFISDANALLVETSDADYMIRLQPSTPEEQAASEREARHAIEAANEQNAFVFWNHPNWPRQRPDGVARLTDMHRDLIAEGLLHGIEVANGDFYSAESFQIALDNDLAILGVSDVHYLIDWDYMPNDGGHRTVTLVFAEERSAESIKEALHANRTVAWLGNWLMGREDALMPLLEASLLLTKVERSLGDELIDIRLSNVSDAAFDLRVVSGHRFNGPPSTMRVEPHSDLDLAISGEARTSFEMAFEVLNAFTAPETHPTLRLEVEVAPASSAE